Proteins found in one Drosophila busckii strain San Diego stock center, stock number 13000-0081.31 chromosome 2R, ASM1175060v1, whole genome shotgun sequence genomic segment:
- the LOC108595453 gene encoding HVA22-like protein h, with product MNIFGMVTRILTIVFGTLLPARKTYKALGESELNAWGKYWVVYGLLVFLEVLADAFFSWMPLYNESKLLLVIWMVVSAPRASVWMFDSIFNPLLAPQMPRIDEFLHRGRHNLLLDALNYSSLFCLRMRDIILPWLSDFWHKSLKPQPSALKKRQTITIEEQVIEPSSSVLIDPKPQEQLYVHELTEVRQQQKHSRSQTQMLEHKAKKSSQHSLPELAKKLTSTVPNLARSARRKYNYNPAVEDDESLLHDKEETFMNVEDFLAKSKNEYLMGELQQQQRQLGSARKDHYRRQPI from the coding sequence ATGAATATCTTTGGTATGGTGACGCGTATCTTGACCATTGTCTTTGGCACACTGCTGCCGGCACGGAAGACCTACAAGGCGCTGGGCGAGTCAGAGCTCAATGCCTGGGGCAAGTATTGGGTTGTCTATGGGCTCTTGGTGTTTCTGGAGGTGCTGGCCGATGCGTTCTTCTCCTGGATGCCGCTCTACAATGagtccaagctgctgctggttatATGGATGGTGGTATCGGCGCCAAGGGCCAGCGTTTGGATGTTCGATTCGATATTCAATCCGCTGCTTGCGCCACAAATGCCCAGAATCGATGAATTTCTGCACCGCGGACGACACAATCTGCTGCTGGATGCTCTCAATTATAGCTCGCTATTCTGCTTGCGCATGCGTGACATAATCTTGCCCTGGCTGTCCGACTTCTGGCACAAGTCCCTTAAGCCACAGCCGAGCGCATTGAAAAAACGGCAAACCATTACCATAGAGGAGCAAGTCATTGAGCCTTCGAGCTCTGTGCTTATCGATCCCAAGCCTCAGGAGCAGTTGTATGTGCATGAGCTAACCGAAGTGCGTCAGCAGCAGAAGCACTCCCGTTCACAGACTCAGATGCTAGAGCACAAGGCCAAGAAATCGTCGCAACATTCGCTGCCCGAGCTGGCCAAGAAGTTGACCAGCACTGTGCCCAACTTGGCGCGCTCCGCCAGACGCAAGTATAACTATAATCCAGCTGTTGAGGATGATGAGTCCTTATTGCATGATAAGGAAGAGACTTTCATGAACGTCGAGGACTTTCTAGCCAAGTCAAAGAATGAATATCTTATGGGcgagctgcaacaacagcagcgtcaATTGGGCTCGGCTCGCAAGGATCATTATCGCCGTCAACCGATTTGA